One window of Phycisphaeraceae bacterium genomic DNA carries:
- a CDS encoding BlaI/MecI/CopY family transcriptional regulator — protein MSQPPLANAELAVMELLWEQDKLTARSIREQLYPSASKAQHGTVQRLLQRLEEKGFIDRDTSLSVHLFSARISREAYAGNQLKSLADKLTGGSLAPLLTHLVEQRRISADELSRLRTILEEAQDETDGEGGWQ, from the coding sequence ATGAGTCAGCCCCCACTCGCAAACGCGGAACTCGCGGTCATGGAACTGCTTTGGGAGCAAGACAAGCTGACCGCTCGGTCCATACGTGAGCAGCTTTACCCCAGCGCGAGCAAGGCGCAGCACGGCACAGTCCAGCGATTGCTTCAGCGACTCGAAGAGAAGGGATTCATCGATCGCGACACGTCGCTCTCGGTCCATCTGTTCTCGGCGCGCATCTCGCGTGAGGCGTACGCCGGGAATCAACTCAAATCACTCGCGGACAAACTCACTGGCGGCTCACTCGCGCCGCTGCTCACGCATCTTGTCGAGCAGCGCAGAATCTCCGCTGACGAACTCTCGCGCCTGCGCACGATTCTCGAAGAAGCGCAGGACGAAACAGACGGAGAGGGAGGCTGGCAATGA